In Cydia fagiglandana chromosome 16, ilCydFagi1.1, whole genome shotgun sequence, the following are encoded in one genomic region:
- the LOC134671816 gene encoding uncharacterized protein LOC134671816 yields the protein MGLLRNCVKILVAVITAASAGISPVHDLKAKFNSKVAGESFLLNSPYKALKHLDNSILKATKNVTQNPQMEEKLYQISKDLVSAILSKLEIQDMITRVTREALEASGKNKGITAIETRRILDYISRTLSGNILTVTRASTEPELHRLVYGLAQIAAEVSIVSALKDITYASALSKKQSVDLSLRKKREIESGAGNKIALPVPVTNSVPTIYDAILNKSTDVVTPSTPRMHDNITIPLTPFSVLPQGNSLHILNSKPTLAIGVRGFLNQTALDIENNERIGNKTAEPILMQNSVNGTHELVIDAPNYETQDILVDDWLDPRDNIYKPALNADVVAEINLDQPEYEEETKNEKRAKQKMEKLEAKAKKAILYAGDVAYLTAASVVAMRRALTASIEVQMSVRYAKNGMANHQELMMNLAKTAAQQAGKEAKSASSKSLACERVIKLALKYTAQSHGAKLNHVANRIIMDSLSLATLAKSMAYVSSDIAINSLYQATDVKPPS from the exons ATGGGACTACTTAGGAATTGTGTTAAGATTTTGGTGGCTGTG aTTACTGCCGCTTCTGCCGGAATATCTCCTGTACACGATCTTAAAGCTAAATTTAATTCAAAAGTTGCTGGAGAGTCGTTCCTGCTTAACTCCCCTTACAAAGCTCTAAAGCACTTGGATAATTCTATATTGAAAGCAACAAAAAATGTAACTCAAAACCCTCAAATGGAGGAAAAATTGTATCAGATTTCCAAAGATCTCGTCTCAGCTATTTTGTCAAAATTAGAAATTCAAGATATGATAACGAGAGTTACGAGGGAGGCTCTTGAAGCATCAGGAAAAAATAAGGGGATCACAGCCATTGAAACACGAAGGATATTGGATTATATATCACGAACGTTATCAGGAAATATACTTACTGTCACGAGAGCTTCAACGGAGCCGGAACTACATCGTTTAGTATATGGCTTGGCTCAAATTGCAGCAGAGGTTTCCATAGTATCAGCATTAAAAGATATAACCTACGCGAGCGCTTTATCGAAGAAGCAGTCTGTAGATTTATCATTACGTAAAAAGAGAGAAATTGAATCGGGAGCAGGAAATAAAATAGCTCTCCCAGTTCCAGTAACTAATTCTGTTCCGACGATTTATGATGCCATATTGAATAAATCTACTGATGTGGTCACACCATCTACACCACGTATGCATGACAATATAACAATACCTCTAACACCATTTTCCGTGTTACCTCAGGGCAACTCGTTACATATATTGAATTCTAAACCTACTTTAGCTATTGGTGTTAGAGGATTTTTAAATCAAACAGCATTGGATATTGAAAACAATGAACGTATTGGCAATAAAACAGCAGAACCAATACTAATGCAAAATTCCGTTAACGGGACTCACGAATTGGTAATAGATGCACCCAATTACGAAACACAGGACATTCTAGTAGATGACTGGCTTGACCCAAGGGACAATATTTACAAACCTGCACTAAACGCAGATGTTGTGGCAGAAATTAATTTAGATCAGCCTGAATATGAGGAAGAAACAAAAAATGAAAAGAGGGCTAAACAGAAGATGGAAAAACTTGAAGCGAAGGCTAAGAAAGCAATTCTGTATGCAGGTGATGTAGCGTATTTGACAGCAGCTAGCGTTGTGGCTATGCGAAGGGCTCTAACTGCGTCCATCGAGGTGCAAATGTCCGTAAGGTACGCTAAAAATGGTATGGCGAACCATCAAGAGCTAATGATGAATCTGGCTAAAACCGCGGCGCAGCAGGCTGGCAAGGAAGCTAAGAGCGCTAGTTCAAAATCGCTTGCATGTGAGAGAGTTATCAAGCTTGCATTGAAATACACTGCTCAGTCGCACGGGGCAAAGTTGAACCATGTTGCAAATCGGATAATAATGGATTCTCTATCATTAGCTACGCTAGCCAAGTCGATGGCGTACGTTTCGTCAGACATCGCTATCAATTCCTTGTATCAAGCGACGGATGTTAAACCCCCATCGTGA
- the LOC134672310 gene encoding uncharacterized protein LOC134672310, giving the protein MIRKLFAIVLIAGACNAYPHDFKTAVELTPTPISPEKDLVNPERGPLEPEGPINPVIDPVDPERAQPFYEGPVYTARNPVNPEKDPLPSENGPVPTEVPEDIPGSQNGPKPDESDLKTDASFWWPYYRSYRSYWSYPTYRTYWSYPTYRYYRPRTYYSHYYW; this is encoded by the exons ATG ATCAGAAAACTGTTTGCTATCGTACTAATCGCAGGCGCTTGCAACGCCTATCCACACGATTTCAAGACTGCTGTCGAACTTACACCAACCCCTATCAGCCCAGAGAAAGATTTAGTCAACCCAGAAAGAGGGCCTTTGGAACCCGAGGGCCCTATCAACCCGGTGATAGACCCAGTCGACCCCGAAAGAGCTCAGCCTTTTTATGAAGGTCCTGTGTACACAGCAAGGAACCCTGTTAACCCAGAAAAAGACCCTTTGCCTTCAGAGAATGGGCCCGTCCCTACCGAAGTCCCTGAAGACATCCCTGGCTCACAGAACGGCCCTAAACCTGATGAATCGGATCTGAAAACAGACGCTTCCTTCTGGTGGCCTTACTATAGGTCTTACAGATCTTACTGGAGCTACCCTACCTACAGGACGTATTGGAGCTACCCTACCTACAGATATTACAGACCAAG AACATACTACAGTCATTACTACTGGTAA